From Magnolia sinica isolate HGM2019 chromosome 13, MsV1, whole genome shotgun sequence, one genomic window encodes:
- the LOC131224259 gene encoding uncharacterized protein LOC131224259, with the protein MQNDGVIAYASRHLKNHEENYPTYDLELATVVFALKIWRHYLFPLNISYHPGKANSVADALSRELVATLMLKEWEMMKFIQDFDIQLTLDEPNAYVALLTTEPTLVQHVISTQDQDEWLVKIKERRKNEEMPDWRVGDKGDLWYQGRVCVPNDTKIRK; encoded by the exons ATGCAGAACGATGGAGTAATTGCTTACGCCTCTCGCCACTTGAAGAatcacgaggagaactacccgacatacgacctggaattggcaacGGTGGTTTTTGCCTTAAAGATATGGAGGCATTACTT ATTTCCACTTAATATCTCATACCACCCTGGCAAGGCAAACTCTGTAGCTGATGCTCTGAGTCGTGAGCTGGTGGCCACTCTGATGCTTaaggagtgggagatgatgaaGTTCATACAGGACTTCGATATCCAGCTCACCCTCGACGAACCTAATGCTTACGTGGCTCTATTGACTACAGAGCCAACCCTGGTCCAACACGTGATCTCCACACAGGACCAAGATGAATGGCTagtcaaaataaaagaaaggcGTAAGAATGAAGAGATGCCTGACTGGAGGGTTGGTGACAAAGGTGATCTTTGGTATCAGGGGCGAGTGTGTGTTCCAAATGACACCAAAATAAGGAAGTAA